From one Solanum stenotomum isolate F172 chromosome 12, ASM1918654v1, whole genome shotgun sequence genomic stretch:
- the LOC125847449 gene encoding cytokinin hydroxylase-like: protein MELRERQSSELSLIGETRVRRRFVSPFSQIFFFSLHWNESDSCILKVTVVAMVVVILLICIILMSLKIAYETLLCYYLIPRRITKIMEKQGVRGPKPRFLVGNILDMASLVSKSTSNDMDSIHHDIVSRLLPHYVAWSKIYGKRFIFWNGTEPRLCLSEADLIKELFSKYNTVSGKSWLQQQGSKHFIGRGLLMANGDDWYHQRHIVAPAFIGDKLKSYAGYMVECTSGMLQSLRNAVKSGQLEFEIGEYMARLTAEIISRTEFDSSYEKGKQIFHLLTILQKKCAQASRHLCFPGSRFFPSKYNRDIKTLKMEVERLLMEIIQSRKDCVEIGRSSSYGNDLLGMLLNEMQKKRSSNGFSLNLQLIMDECKTFFFAGHETTALLLTWTVMLLASNPSWQDKVREEINQACKGDSPTVDHLPKLTLLSMIINESLRLYPPATVLPRMAFEDFKLGDLNIPKGLSIWIPVLAIHHSEQIWGKDANEFRPDRFASKPFTAGRNFLPFAAGPRNCVGQSFALMEAKIILAMLISKFRFTISENYRHAPIIVLTIKPKYGVQVKLTPLST, encoded by the exons attttttttttctctctccattGGAACGAGAGTGATAGTTGTATACTAAAAGTAACCGTCGTGGCTATGGTGGTAGTGATACTTTTGATATGCATCATTTTGATGTCACTGAAAATTGCCTATGAAACTCTCTTATGTTACTATCTGATTCCCAGACGTATCACTAAAATCATGGAAAAACAAGGTGTGCGTGGTCCTAAACCTCGATTTCTTGTTGGAAATATCTTGGATATGGCTTCTCTTGTCTCCAAATCAACCTCAAATGACATGGATTCTATTCACCATGACATCGTCTCTCGCCTTTTGCCTCATTATGTTGCCTGGTCTAAGATTTACG GGAAACGATTCATTTTCTGGAACGGGACAGAGCCGAGATTGTGCTTATCAGAAGCAGATTTAATCAAAGAGCTTTTTTCAAAGTACAACACTGTTTCTGGAAAATCATGGCTACAACAACAAGGTTCGAAACATTTTATCGGCCGCGGACTATTGATGGCTAACGGCGACGATTGGTACCATCAACGCCACATTGTTGCTCCTGCTTTCATCGGAGATAAATTGAAG AGTTATGCGGGATACATGGTGGAATGTACTAGTGGGATGCTCCAATCGCTCAGAAATGCGGTTAAATCAGGCCAACTGGAGTTCGAGATCGGAGAGTACATGGCTCGACTCACTGCTGAAATAATTTCGAGAACAGAGTTTGACAGTAGCTATGAGAAGGGAaaacaaatatttcatttattaacCATTCTACAGAAAAAGTGCGCGCAAGCTAGCAGACACTTGTGCTTTCCCGGAAGCAG GTTTTTCCCGAGTAAATATAACAGAGacataaaaacattaaaaatggaAGTGGAGAGATTACTGATGGAAATAATACAAAGTCGAAAAGACTGTGTAGAAATTGGGCGAAGTAGTTCGTATGGGAATGATTTGTTAGGAATGTTACTAAATGAGATGCAAAAGAAAAGATCAAGCAATGGATTCAGCTTGAATTTGCAGCTTATTATGGATGAATGCAAGACTTTTTTCTTTGCTGGACATGAAACCACTGCCCTTTTGTTAACTTGGACTGTTATGTTGTTAGCAAGTAATCCCTCTTGGCAGGATAAGGTTCGTGAAGAAATCAACCAAGCTTGCAAAGGAGATTCACCTACTGTTGATCACCTTCCAAAGCTCACTTTG TTGAGCATGATAATCAACGAGTCGTTACGACTATATCCACCAGCTACTGTACTACCAAGAATGGCATTTGAGGATTTTAAATTAGGTGATCTTAATATACCTAAAGGTTTATCAATATGGATTCCAGTACTTGCCATACATCATAGTGAACAAATTTGGGGAAAAGATGCAAATGAATTTAGGCCTGATCGTTTTGCCTCTAAGCCCTTTACTGCCGGACGGAATTTTCTTCCGTTCGCCGCGGGTCCTCGGAATTGTGTTGGACAGTCATTTGCCCTAATGGAAGCTAAAATTATATTAGCAATGTTAATATCGAAATTTCGATTCACCATTTCGGAGAATTATCGTCATGCACCTATAATTGTCCTCACAATTAAGCCTAAATATGGGGTTCAAGTCAAATTAACACCTTTGAGTACTTAG
- the LOC125849141 gene encoding cytokinin hydroxylase-like: MAIVVVILLICIILMSLKIAYETLLCYYLIPRRITKIMEKQGVCGPKPRFLVGNILDMASLVSKSTSNDMDSIHHDIVARLLPHYVAWSKIYGKRFIFWNGTEPRMCLSEADLIKELFSKYSNVSGKSWLQQQGSKHFIGRGLLMANGDDWYHQRHIVAPAFIGDKLKSYAGYMVECTSGMLQSLGNAVKSGQMEFEIGEYMTRLTAEIISRTEFDSSYEKGKQIFHLLTILQKKCAQASKHLCFPGSRFFPSKYNRDIKTLKMEVERLLMEIIQSRKDCVEIGRSSSYGNDLLGMLLNEMQKKRSSNGFSLNLQLIMDECKTFFFAGHETTALLLTWTVMLLASNPSWQDKVREEINQVCKGDSPTVDNLPKLTLLSMIINESLRLYPPATVLPRMAFEDFKLGDLNIPKGLSIWIPVLAIHHSEQIWGKDANEFRPDRFASKPFTAGRNFLPFAAGPRNCVGQSFALMEAKIILAMLISKFRFTISENYRHAPVIVLTIKPKYGVQVKLTPLITT, from the exons ATGGCTATTGTGGTAGTGATACTTTTGATTTGCATCATTTTGATGTCACTGAAAATTGCCTATGAAACTCTCTTATGTTACTATCTAATTCCCAGACGTATCACTAAAATCATGGAAAAACAAGGTGTGTGTGGCCCTAAACCTCGATTTCTTGTTGGAAATATCTTGGATATGGCTTCTCTTGTCTCCAAATCAACCTCAAATGACATGGATTCTATTCACCATGATATCGTCGCTCGCCTTTTGCCCCATTATGTCGCCTGGTCTAAGATTTATG GGAAACGATTCATTTTCTGGAACGGGACAGAGCCGAGAATGTGCTTATCAGAAGCAGATTTAATCAAAGAACTTTTTTCAAAGTACAGCAATGTTTCTGGAAAATCATGGCTACAACAACAAGGTTCGAAGCATTTTATCGGCCGCGGACTATTGATGGCTAACGGCGACGATTGGTACCATCAACGCCACATTGTTGCTCCTGCTTTCATCGGAGATAAATTGAAG AGTTATGCGGGATACATGGTGGAATGTACTAGTGGGATGCTCCAATCACTTGGAAATGCGGTTAAATCAGGCCAAATGGAGTTCGAGATTGGAGAGTACATGACTCGACTCACTGCTGAAATAATTTCGAGAACAGAGTTTGACAGTAGCTATGAGAAGGGAAAACAAATATTCCATTTATTAACCATTCTACAGAAAAAGTGCGCGCAAGCTAGCAAACACTTGTGCTTTCCCGGAAGCAG GTTTTTCCCGAGTAAATATAACAGAGacataaaaacattaaaaatggaAGTGGAGAGATTACTGATGGAAATAATACAAAGTCGAAAAGATTGTGTAGAAATTGGGCGAAGTAGTTCGTATGGGAATGATTTGTTAGGAATGTTACTAAATGAGATGCAAAAGAAAAGATCAAGCAATGGATTCAGCTTGAATTTGCAGCTTATTATGGATGAATGCAAGACTTTTTTCTTTGCTGGACATGAAACAACTGCCCTTTTGTTAACTTGGACTGTTATGTTGTTAGCAAGTAATCCCTCTTGGCAGGATAAAGTTCGTGAAGAAATTAACCAAGTTTGCAAAGGAGATTCGCCTACTGTTGATAACCTTCCAAAGCTTACTTTG TTGAGCATGATAATCAACGAGTCGTTACGACTATATCCACCAGCTACTGTACTACCAAGAATGGCATTTGAGGATTTTAAATTAGGTGATCTTAATATACCTAAAGGTTTATCAATATGGATTCCAGTACTTGCCATACATCATAGTGAACAAATTTGGGGAAAAGATGCAAATGAATTTAGGCCTGATCGTTTTGCCTCTAAGCCCTTTACTGCCGGGCGAAATTTTCTTCCGTTCGCCGCGGGTCCTCGGAATTGTGTTGGACAGTCATTTGCCCTAATGGAAGCTAAGATTATATTAGCAATGTTAATATCCAAATTTCGATTCACCATTTCAGAAAATTATCGTCATGCACCTGTAATTGTCCTCACAATTAAGCCTAAATATGGGGTTCAAGTCAAATTAACACCTTTGATCACTACTTAG